The following coding sequences lie in one Phalacrocorax aristotelis chromosome 2, bGulAri2.1, whole genome shotgun sequence genomic window:
- the MAP3K8 gene encoding mitogen-activated protein kinase kinase kinase 8, producing MVLCNATRINKRSGFAKWTVMEYMSTDSDSKEEIDLLLTNLNMSEVIDIMENLYPGGDLAVYEDSLMTMCEEANQSEERAESLLFCERDVSLMSSVKYGTVEDLLAFANQVSNTAKQFKGCRQQESGILLNMITPKNGRYQIDSDVLLFPWKLTYRNIGSDFIPRGAFGKVYLAQDRETKKRMACKLVPVEQFKPSDVEIQACFRHENIAELYGAILWDETIHLFMEAGEGGSVMEKLESCGPMREFEIIWVTKHILKGLDFLHSKRIIHHDIKPSNIVFMSTKAVLVDFGLSVQMTEDIYYPKDLRGTEIYMSPEVILCRGHTTKADIYSMGATIIHMQTGIPPWVNRYPRSAYPSYLYIIHKQAPPLEDIAEDCSASMRELLEAALERNPNHRLSAADLLKHEALHPPPEEQPRCQSLDSALFERKRLLARKELQLPENIADSSLCTGSMEESDLLKRQRSLYIDLGALAGYFNIVRGPPALEYD from the exons ATGGTTTTGTGTAATGCAACCAGAATAAATAAAAG gagtgGTTTTGCAAAGTGGACAGTAATGGAGTATATGAGCACGGATAGTGATAGCAAAGAGGAGATTGACTTGTTGCTGACTAATTTAAATATGTCTGAGGTGATAGACATAATGGAAAACCTTTATCCTGGTGGAGACCTTGCAGTCTATGAAGACAGCTTAATGACAATGTGTGAAGAGGCAAATCAAAGTGAAGAACGTGCGGAATCTTTACTGTTTTGTGAAAGGGATGTTTCTTTGATGTCCTCTGTCAAATATGGGACTGTGGAAGACCTGCTTGCTTTTGCAAATCAGGTGTCTAACACTGCAAAACAGTTTAAAGGCTGCAGACAGCAAGAATCTGGAATCCTCTTGAATATG ATCACACCCAAGAACGGGCGCTATCAAATCGACTCGGATGTGCTTCTGTTTCCGTGGAAGCTGACTTACAGGAACATTGGCTCTGATTTTATTCCTCGGGGAGCTTTTGGGAAGGTGTACTTAGCCCAAGATAGAGAAACCAAGAAGCGAATGGCATGCAAACTG GTTCCAGTGGAACAGTTCAAACCATCGGATGTTGAAATACAGGCATGTTTCCGTCACGAAAACATTGCTGAATTATACGGTGCTATTTTGTGGGATGAGACGATCCATCTCTTTAtggaagctggagagggaggATCTGTCATGGAAAAGCTGGAGAGTTGTGGTCCTATGAGAGAATTCGAAATCATTTGGGTGACAAAGCATATTCTGAAAGGACTTGACTTTCTCCACTCCAAGAGGATTATCCACCATGATATCAAAC caagCAACATTGTCTTTATGTCAACTAAAGCCGTTTTGGTGGATTTTGGCCTAAGTGTGCAAATGACTGAAGACATTTACTATCCCAAAGACCTTAGAGGAACAGAG ATTTACATGAGCCCTGAAGTTATCCTCTGCAGAGGCCACACAACAAAAGCAGACATCTACAGCATGGGAGCTACTATTATTCATATGCAAACTGGCATCCCACCCTGGGTGAACAGATATCCTCGTTCTGCATATCCATCCTATCTCTATATT ATACACAAGCAAGCTCCCCCCTTAGAGGACATTGCTGAAGACTGCAGCGCTTCCATGAGAGAGTTGCTAGAAGCAGCTCTAGAAAGGAATCCTAATCACAGGCTGTCTGCAGCAGACTTATTGAAACACGAAGCCTTACACCCACCCCCCGAAGAGCAGCCGCGGTGTCAGAGTCTGGACTCAGCattgtttgaaaggaaaagactACTTGCAAGGAAGGAGCTGCAGTTGCCAGAAAACATTGCAG ATTCCTCATTGTGTACCGGGAGCATGGAAGAGTCAGACCTGCTAAAGAGGCAAAGATCGCTCTACATAGATCTTGGAGCTCTAGCTGGTTACTTCAATATTGTTAGGGGACCACCAGCCTTAGAATATGACTGA